Proteins co-encoded in one Podospora pseudoanserina strain CBS 124.78 chromosome 7 map unlocalized CBS124.78p_7, whole genome shotgun sequence genomic window:
- a CDS encoding uncharacterized protein (EggNog:ENOG503PGP2), whose protein sequence is MHLTIFTPLLASIVFSWALAEDFSGPGQIRTLDVRENNQDLGCLTSKGKWTTVESLCGEFNAQRVGSNDEFRLSSTGGGSCGIDGVTFKCGIQSGIFGTWGTEGPVSGREVVRYGAYGLMEGSENSPPDAKDEAVEIHFSTGNEGGKAVWLGWKAL, encoded by the exons ATGCATCTCACCATTTTTACACCTCTTCTGGCCTCTATCGTATTTTCCTGGGCACTAGCTGAAGACTTCAGCGGGCCTGGCCAAATTCGCACCCTCGATGTCCGCGAAAACAATCAAGATCTTGGCTGTTTGACCTCAAAAGGAAAATGGACCACGGTTGAGTCGCTCTGTGGCGAGTTCAACGCTCAGCGCGTGGGAAGTAACGATGAATTCCGTCTCTCATCAACGGGGGGAGGTAGCTGCGGCATTGATGGGGTCACATTCAAGTGTGGAATCCAGAGTGGGATCTTTGGC ACATGGGGTACTGAAGGGCCGGTTAGTGGAAGAGAAGTCGTGCGGTATGGGGCCTATGGACTGATGGAAGGGTCCGAGAACAGCCCGCCCGATGCGAAAGATGAGGCAGTCGAAATTCACTTTTCGACAGGAAATGAGGGAGGAAAAGCGGTGTGGCTAGGCTGGAAGGCACTCTGA
- a CDS encoding uncharacterized protein (COG:H; EggNog:ENOG503P4CT) has protein sequence MDLFHESLVGSASLEAPPCPCWRCCLRTWRGNRKPQRREEVAPASLSMMFNMCHLIHTSLLVCRMSLTTHAGNLTLTTVLWFDTQAEEAAKFYTSVFPNSKILRSQRYSKAGQEVHGQEPGSILFVEFDLDGHRFSGLNGGPHVTFNHAVSLMIDCADQKEVDYYWGKLSEGGDVTKQECGWLADKFGVSWQVVPKRLKEMLVSEDVAAAGRASVAMMGMKKLDIEGLEKAFKGE, from the exons ATGGATCTGTTTCACGAGTCGCTTGTCGGGAGCGCGTCATTGGAGGCGCCACCATGCCCTTGTTGGCGTTGCTGCCTGAGGACTTGGAGGGGTAATCGCAAGCCACAAAGACGGGAGGAAGTCGCTCCGGCTTCTTTGTCCATGATGTTTAATATGTGCCATCTTATT catACCTCGTTACTTGTCTGCAGAATGTCGCTCACCACTCACGCTGGCAACCTTACCCTCACCACTGTCCTCTGGTTCGATACTCAAGCTGAAGAAGCAGCCAAATTCTACACGTCCGTGTTTCCCAACTCCAAGATCCTGCGCAGCCAGCGCTATTCAAAGGCCGGCCAGGAAGTTCATGGACAGGAACCCGGTTCCATCCTCTTTGTCGAGTTTGACCTTGACGGTCACCGCTTCTCAGGTCTGAATGGCGGGCCTCACGTCACCTTCAATCACGCCGTGTCCCTCATGATTGACTGTGCCGATCAGAAAGAAGTCGACTATTACTGGGGGAAGCTGagcgaggggggagatgtcACAAAGCAAGAGTGCGGGTGGCTGGCTGACAAGTTTGGCGTGTCGTGGCAGGTTGTGCCCAAGAGGCTCAAGGAGATGCTAGTCAGCGAGGATGTGGCGGCAGCTGGACGAGCATCAGTGGCTatgatggggatgaagaagctcgaTATTGAGGGATTGGAAAAGGCGTTCAAGGGCGAATAG
- a CDS encoding uncharacterized protein (EggNog:ENOG503NWY2; COG:S), which produces MVKPHTLAIGAFALFGSVKAVTVGSTKHDPKPGPACLSPKAVQSASLYTGLEEGTTGIRPGLSKSDTNPSNFINFCVGQTLTNGRQNSAGSCNGIPMGKIPASSNMITSIITHPQPGDIIPAQKTFNVTIQTRHLRAGFLVNPSVAYYTAPQDLDENGDIIGHCHITIQNIGSLRSVNPPDPTKFAYFKGVDDEGNGKGGLQAEVTGGLLEGVYRVCTIISARNHQPVVMPIAQRGSQDDCTKFVVQKAE; this is translated from the exons ATGGTCAAACCTCATACACTCGCCATAGGGGCATTCGCACTTTTTGGCAGTGTCAAAGCCGTTACTGTCGGCTCAACCAAGCATGACCCAAAGCCCGGCCCAGCATGTCTCTCTCCAAAAGCCGTCCAGAGCGCAAGCTTGTATACCGGATTGGAGGAAGGAACAACGGGAATTCGACCAGGCTTGTCAAAATCGGACAC AAATCCAAGCAACTTTATCAACTTCTGCGTTGGTCAAACTCTCACCAATGGCCGTCAGAATTCGGCTGGATCCTGCAATGGCATACCCATGGGGAAGATACCGGCCTCGTCCAACATGAtcacatccatcatcacccatccGCAACCGGGTGACATTATCCCTGCGCAAAAGACGTTCAATGTCACGATCCAAACCCGCCATTTGAGGGCTGGATTTCTCGTGAATCCCAGCGTTGCATATTACACTGCCCCTCAAGACCTCGATGAGAACGGCGATATCATTGGGCACTGTCACATCACCATTCAGAACATTGGAAGTCTCCGTTCTGTCAACCCTCCCGACCCGACTAAATTCGCCTACTTTAAGGGTGTCGATGATGAAGGCAATGGGAAGGGCGGTTTGCAGGCTGAGGTAACGGGTGGTTTGCTGGAGGGTGTGTACCGCGTATGCACCATCATATCTGCTAGGAACCATCAGCCAGTGGTCATGCCTATTGCGCAGCGGGGATCGCAGGATGATTGCACCAAGTTTGTTGTTCAGAAGGCTGAATAG
- a CDS encoding uncharacterized protein (EggNog:ENOG503NZ7A): MSAELALAVVSVVDICIKLANKTLRICQAFRTAKKDLCDKVLLLETIWTKLEIQLVFLRGIKDHLTEELAQCHFDLLQRLRGTLLQAVSQLEAAASSIVASTSTGQGHVLTRMLQLDRWRYAVAKRGLDALMTELQCWQSLFDPSWYTIMLIGGKVLDPALQQLGQDRSRQLPHSQSPASPLDHMFALRKAIDYTINTDIRSANSIVMDETGWDFTTATSIPFSSVNVVARPESQSLYIMEGIGIAPNTNTNTTSDAYQLCRRLQSVDPSIFGLLRCKGLIEIIDDNKTFPPGPQIVYHTPAQADPLKPPTTLRSLLLEQRPVCLSSVIVLAKQLVRSVSFVHTCDLVHKNIRPDNILLFPTALAALRPLELGQAFLVGFSQFRSINMETNRLGDTAWYRNLYRHPARQGLCILERYVMQHDIYSLGVCLLEIGLWRSLVWYPSTSSSTSSTYHHPNHANSSSSVPTPVPGYSLQLRKHLSDRDFEHAHLPGSTSWIKEDLVLLAKQTLPQRMGRLYTEIVVDCLTCLDDGNNEFGSSDVTHNKQDLIVVGIKFVERILGKIEGITL; this comes from the coding sequence ATGTCTGCAGAACTCGCTCTCGCAGTTGTCAGTGTCGTCGACATTTGCATCAAACTTGCCAACAAGACCTTGCGCATCTGCCAAGCTTTCAGGACTGCGAAGAAAGATCTCTGTGATAAGGTGCTTTTACTCGAAACGATTTGGACGAAACTAGAGATACAGCTCGTTTTCCTCCGCGGGATCAAAGATCATCTGACTGAAGAACTTGCACAATGTCATTTTGATCTTCTCCAAAGACTACGCGGAACTCTGCTACAGGCGGTATCTCAGCTCGAAGCAGCGGCTTCATCAATAGTCGCCTCCACAAGTACTGGACAGGGACATGTGCTGACCAGAATGCTTCAGCTTGACAGGTGGAGATATGCTGTGGCCAAAAGAGGGTTGGATGCCTTGATGACGGAGTTACAGTGCTGGCAAAGTCTATTCGATCCATCGTGGTATACGATTATGCTCATCGGCGGCAAGGTCTTGGACCCGGCACTGCAGCAGTTAGGACAAGATAGATCCCGACAGCTACCACACAGCCAATCTCCCGCAAGCCCTCTGGATCACATGTTTGCGTTAAGAAAGGCCATCGATTACACGATCAACACCGATATAAGAAGTGCGAATAGCATCGTCATGGATGAGACAGGATGGGACTTTaccacagcaaccagcaTTCCTTTTTCAAGCGTCAACGTTGTGGCCCGACCAGAATCTCAAAGTCTGTATATCATGGAAGGCATTGGTATTGCCCCAAATACCAACACAAACACTACATCGGACGCCTATCAACTATGCAGGAGACTCCAGAGCGTTGACCCAAGCATATTTGGCCTTCTACGCTGCAAAGGTCTCATAGAGATCATTGACGACAACAAGACCTTTCCCCCCGGTCCCCAGATTGTGTATCATACTCCGGCCCAGGCAGACCCTCTCAAGCCGCCTACAACCCTTCGCAGTCTCTTACTTGAGCAAAGACCTGTTTGTCTCAGTTCGGTCATCGTACTGGCAAAACAGCTTGTTCGTTCTGTCAGCTTCGTGCACACCTGCGACTTGGTACACAAGAATATTCGTCCGGACAATATTCTGCTGTTCCCAACAGCTCTTGCTGCTCTGCGACCCCTGGAACTGGGTCAGGCTTTTCTTGTCGGCTTCTCGCAATTTCGAAGCATCAACATGGAGACAAACCGCCTCGGTGACACAGCCTGGTATCGGAACCTTTACCGGCATCCAGCACGACAGGGACTTTGCATTTTGGAGAGATATGTTATGCAGCACGATATATATAGCCTGGGTGTGTGCCTCCTTGAGATTGGACTGTGGCGGTCTTTGGTCTGGTACCCGTCCACCAGTAGCTCGACCTCGTCAACCTATCATCACCCCAATCACGCTAACTCGTCATCATCGGTCCCAACTCCTGTTCCTGGATATTCACTGCAGCTGAGAAAGCATCTGAGCGATCGGGACTTTGAACATGCCCATTTACCAGGATCCACGTCATGGATCAAAGAGGATCTTGTCTTGCTGGCAAAACAGACCCTCCCGCAGCGCATGGGGCGGTTGTATACAGAGATCGTGGTGGATTGTCTTACCTGTTTGGATGATGGGAATAATGAGTTCGGTAGCTCGGACGTCACACATAACAAACAGGATCTGATCGTGGTCGGGATAAAGTTCGTTGAGAGGATTTTAGGGAAGATCGAGGGAATCACGCTGTAG